The following coding sequences are from one Gadus morhua chromosome 10, gadMor3.0, whole genome shotgun sequence window:
- the g3bp1 gene encoding ras GTPase-activating protein-binding protein 1, whose translation MVMEKPSAQLVGREFVRQYYTLLNQAPDYLHRFYGKNSSYVHGGLDGNGKPVEAVYGQSEIHKKVMALSFRDCHTKIRHVDAHATLTEGVVVQVMGELSNNMQPMRKFMQTFVLAPEGTVPNKFYVHNDVFRYQDEVFGDSDSEPPEESEDEVEELEERVPSPDVAQDDTSAYYDQTPCPEPVVPEEEEEELAVSPEPEPEAEKEAESGPVDLKPEVVLETQAEPHAAEERTEKNPTPAPAAAAEPAPTPAEPTPAVPEENRPFSWASVTSKNLPPSGALPVSGIPPHVVKVAPAAPARVEVKLESQTAAQRPQRDMRPREPRPGGPPPVNRGPRPVREGEPGEPEMRRMVRYPDAHQLFVGNVPHDVDKSELKEFFEQYGTVLELRINSGGKLPNFGFVVFDDSEPVQKILSNRPIKFRGDVRLNVEEKKTRSAREGDRRDIRPRGPGGPGGPRERIGGGGPRGGMSQKPSFGSGRGAGPGEGRYAGPRQ comes from the exons ATGGTGATGGAGAAGCCCAGTGCCCAGCTAGTGGGGCGGGAGTTTGTGAGACAGTACTACACACTCCTCAACCAGGCTCCCGACTACCTGCACAG GTTTTATGGGAAGAACTCGTCGTACGTCCACGGCGGGCTGGATGGCAACGGAAAACCTGTGGAGGCTGTTTATGGTCAATCT GAGATCCACAAGAAGGTCATGGCTCTGAGCTTCCGTGACTGCCACACTAAGATCCGGCATGTGGACGCACACGCCACCCTGACGGAGGGCGTGGTGGTGCAGGTGATGGGGGAGCTCTCCAACAACATGCAGCCCATGAGGAAGTTCATGCAGACCTTCGTCCTGGCACCCGAG GGAACCGTTCCAAACAAGTTTTACGTCCACAACGATGTGTTCCGCTACCAGGACGAGGTGTTCGGCGATTCAGACTCGGAACCTCCAGAAG AGTctgaggatgaggtggaggagctggaagaGCGGGTTCCCTCCCCTGATGTAGCCCAGGACGATACGTCTGCCTATTATGACCAGACCCCCTG TCCAGAGCCCGTGgtcccggaggaggaggaggaggagctggccgtCAGCCCCGAGCCGGAGCCAGAGGcggagaaggaggcggagtcGGGCCCCGTCGACCTCAAACCGGAGGTGGTCCTGGAGACGCAGGCGGAGCCCCACGCTGCAGAGGAAAGGACGGAGAAGAACCCTACCCccgcgcccgccgccgccgcagaaCCCGCCCCTACCCCCGCAGAACCCACCCCCGCCGTCCCCGAGGAGAACCGG CCGTTCTCCTGGGCGTCGGTCACCAGTAAGAACCTCCCCCCCAGCGGCGCCCTGCCCGTCTCAGGGATACCGCCGCACGTCGTCAAAGTAGCGCCCGCTGCACCG GCCCGAGTGGAGGTGAAGTTGGAGTCTCAGACAGCAGCACAGCGGCCACAGAGGGACATGAGGCCCCGGGAACCCAGGCCTGGAGGGCCCCCGCCGGTCAACAGAGGGCCACGGCCAG TGCGCGAGGGCGAACCGGGTGAGCCGGAGATGCGGCGCATGGTGCGGTACCCAGACGCCCATCAACTCTTTGTTGGGAATGTCCCCCACGACGTTGACAAGTCGGAACTCAAGGAGTTCTTCGAAC AGTACGGTACAGTCCTGGAGCTGAGGATCAACAGCGGAGGGAAGCTACCCAACTTTGGCTTCGTGGTGTTTGACGACTCTGAACCCGTGCAGAAGATCCTCAGCAACAGG CCAATCAAGTTCCGCGGTGACGTGCGTCTCAACGTCGAGGAGAAGAAGACCCGCTCGGCCCGCGAGGGCGACCGGCGGGACATTCGACCCCGGGGCCCGGGAGGTCCCGGGGGTCCCAGGGAGAGAATAGGCGGAGGCGGGCCCCGCGGGGGCATGTCCCAGAAGCCCAGCTTTGGTTCCGGCCGGGGCGCCGGCCCCGGTGAGGGACGCTACGCCGGCCCCCGGCAGTGA